A genomic stretch from Desulfovibrio aminophilus includes:
- a CDS encoding DnaJ family domain-containing protein, translated as MFLFIERLAEEAIQKHMREGGFENLEGRGRPLPEEDLSMVPEDLRMAYRILKNAGCLPPELERGREIDTALDLLKAMPDERERYRQIRRVNFLIRDLNMRRGRPVAFEREEIYYDRLVERLSTGKKEGA; from the coding sequence CATCCAGAAGCACATGCGCGAGGGCGGCTTCGAGAACCTCGAAGGCAGGGGCAGGCCCCTGCCCGAGGAGGACCTCTCCATGGTCCCCGAGGACCTGCGCATGGCCTACCGCATCCTGAAGAACGCGGGCTGCCTGCCGCCGGAGCTGGAGCGCGGCCGGGAGATCGACACGGCCCTGGACCTGCTCAAGGCCATGCCCGACGAGCGCGAGCGCTATCGCCAGATCCGGCGGGTGAACTTCCTGATCCGCGATCTGAACATGCGCCGCGGGCGGCCCGTGGCCTTCGAACGGGAGGAGATCTACTACGACCGCCTCGTGGAGCGCCTGTCCACGGGCAAGAAGGAGGGCGCGTGA
- a CDS encoding DUF4239 domain-containing protein, which produces MSPEAWNIIALVAAALAGTLGAFLIRRRRPHGLDPLQKNLLATNIGYFATLYTFFLSFAVMTLWNNFTDTSEDLAHESYTTVILAREAQVLPHSEPFVRALEAYLDSVAREEWVAMSQDRRSPATQERYDALWREWERLRPDDAVKTMYHVRMLEELKDLSRYRHARLEQVRGSLLWPFWLLIHLGFVFTLVALFYTDLGHGVADVWYMGMMLLLVLINIWLIRELDTPFSGVLRLGPERFLDSLARIRALAGH; this is translated from the coding sequence GTGAGCCCGGAGGCCTGGAACATCATCGCCCTGGTGGCCGCGGCCCTGGCCGGAACCCTGGGGGCCTTCCTCATCCGCCGCCGCAGGCCCCACGGCCTGGACCCCCTGCAGAAGAACCTGCTGGCCACCAACATCGGCTATTTCGCCACGCTCTACACCTTCTTCCTGAGTTTCGCGGTCATGACGCTCTGGAACAACTTCACCGACACCTCCGAGGACCTGGCCCACGAGTCCTACACCACCGTGATCCTGGCCCGCGAGGCCCAGGTCCTGCCCCATTCCGAGCCGTTCGTCCGGGCCCTGGAGGCCTACCTGGACTCCGTGGCCCGCGAGGAGTGGGTGGCCATGTCCCAGGACCGCCGCAGCCCGGCCACCCAGGAGCGCTACGACGCGCTCTGGCGGGAGTGGGAGCGCCTCCGTCCCGACGACGCGGTCAAGACCATGTATCACGTGCGCATGCTGGAGGAACTCAAGGACCTGTCGCGCTACCGCCACGCCCGGCTGGAGCAGGTGCGCGGCAGCCTGCTCTGGCCCTTCTGGCTGCTCATCCACCTGGGCTTCGTCTTCACCCTGGTGGCGCTGTTCTACACCGACCTGGGCCACGGCGTGGCCGACGTCTGGTACATGGGCATGATGCTGCTCCTCGTGCTCATCAACATCTGGCTCATCCGGGAGCTGGACACGCCCTTCAGCGGCGTCCTGCGCCTGGGGCCGGAGCGGTTCCTGGATTCCCTGGCGCGGATCAGGGCCCTGGCGGGGCACTGA
- a CDS encoding GGDEF domain-containing protein translates to MRTRAHAFSRGGEFSDPARESEFRAERLPEWLRYCRLAFFWAALLTALFYANDFLRFYGRPHFAVAVTTRSILVLVSLGCLAALPRVRGFRELHTLGLVWCAAAVPACAVLLSPQTEAALFFLFVLPIIYILGFPLVFSAAAAVSLLGSGLALAFHLAGKPWAAWELGLLLALGTENAVLLLLLSRSNRLQRREWAASRAAERAGQELDEHRRMLQTLLRAVPAPLLILSRSHGALLQANAAARRFFGEAACADAGAIRACFQAGDFARLTENPPPAGEVAEFEARVVPPDGRPRDVLLVTTTAVAGGRETVLAILLDVTRRKEMEAHLQWLASTDPLTGLANRSRFFEESAREISRARREEKPLAVLMADIDFFKRINDARGHDAGDAALRAFAGLCRSLLRGQDLAARMGGEEFAVLLPETGREGALVLAERLRAAVEGLRLDGAAGGMTISVGVSEVLPGEPGVDAALSRADHALYEAKRAGRNRVLAYGVASAG, encoded by the coding sequence ATGCGGACTCGGGCCCATGCATTTTCCCGTGGCGGGGAGTTCTCCGATCCGGCCCGCGAGTCGGAGTTCCGCGCGGAACGCCTGCCGGAATGGCTGCGCTATTGCCGGCTGGCCTTCTTCTGGGCCGCGCTGCTCACCGCGCTGTTCTACGCCAACGACTTCCTGCGTTTTTACGGCAGGCCCCATTTCGCGGTGGCCGTCACGACCCGTTCGATCCTGGTGCTCGTCTCCCTGGGCTGCCTGGCGGCCCTGCCCCGGGTGCGGGGATTCCGGGAGCTGCACACCCTGGGCCTGGTCTGGTGCGCGGCCGCCGTTCCGGCCTGCGCCGTGCTCCTCTCGCCCCAGACCGAGGCGGCCCTGTTCTTCCTCTTCGTGCTGCCGATCATCTACATCCTGGGCTTCCCGCTGGTCTTCAGCGCCGCCGCCGCGGTCAGCCTGCTGGGCAGCGGGCTGGCCCTGGCCTTCCACCTCGCGGGCAAGCCCTGGGCCGCCTGGGAGCTGGGCCTGCTGCTGGCCCTGGGCACGGAGAACGCCGTGCTCCTGCTCCTGCTCTCCCGCTCCAACCGGCTCCAGCGCCGGGAATGGGCCGCCTCCCGGGCCGCCGAGCGGGCCGGACAGGAGCTGGACGAACACCGCCGCATGCTCCAGACCCTGCTCCGGGCCGTGCCCGCGCCCCTGCTCATCCTTTCCCGCAGCCACGGGGCGCTGCTCCAGGCCAACGCCGCCGCGCGCCGCTTTTTCGGCGAGGCCGCCTGCGCCGACGCCGGGGCCATCCGGGCCTGCTTCCAGGCCGGGGACTTCGCCCGGCTGACCGAGAACCCGCCGCCCGCCGGGGAGGTGGCGGAGTTCGAGGCCCGCGTCGTTCCCCCGGACGGACGGCCCCGGGACGTGCTCCTGGTGACGACCACGGCCGTGGCCGGGGGCCGGGAGACCGTGCTGGCGATCCTGCTGGACGTGACCCGGCGCAAGGAGATGGAGGCCCATCTCCAATGGCTGGCCAGCACCGACCCGCTCACCGGCCTGGCCAACCGCTCGCGCTTCTTCGAGGAGAGCGCGCGGGAGATCAGCCGGGCGCGGCGCGAAGAGAAGCCCTTGGCCGTGCTCATGGCGGACATCGACTTTTTCAAGCGGATCAATGACGCGCGAGGCCACGACGCGGGCGACGCGGCCCTGCGGGCCTTCGCCGGGCTGTGTCGGAGCCTGCTGCGCGGCCAGGACCTGGCGGCGCGCATGGGCGGCGAGGAGTTCGCCGTGCTCCTGCCGGAGACCGGCCGGGAGGGGGCCCTGGTCCTGGCCGAACGGCTGCGCGCGGCCGTGGAGGGGCTGCGGCTGGACGGCGCGGCCGGGGGCATGACCATCAGCGTGGGGGTCTCGGAAGTCCTGCCGGGCGAGCCGGGCGTGGACGCGGCCCTGTCCCGCGCGGACCATGCGCTCTACGAGGCCAAGCGCGCGGGCCGCAACCGGGTCCTGGCCTACGGGGTGGCCTCGGCGGGCTGA